A stretch of Brassica rapa cultivar Chiifu-401-42 chromosome A08, CAAS_Brap_v3.01, whole genome shotgun sequence DNA encodes these proteins:
- the LOC103833651 gene encoding NAC domain-containing protein 71 isoform X1: MLFHDRKAAWIHGTRGRNLKAEECRAEKYRFHPTDEELVGYYLHRRNEGLQIELEIIPLMDLYKFDPWELPEKSFLPNRDMEWFFFCHRDRKYQNGSRINRATKSGYWKATGKDRKIVCQSSSSSSTSSIIGCRKTLVFYLGRAPFGGRTEWAMHEYRLFDNDTSQGSLNFKGDFALCRVVKRNHEVTLKKCETSSLEVPVPGEPQTNNVDIPCEARYIGKGSCDTSNTLRASPDFILGSSTKGHSQSQTEDDSGFQEFSLPEIGYPPEFFADLNFDWGMENSFPFVQYQEAHVNNEVINYDVLR, encoded by the exons ATGTTGTTTCACGATCGAAAG GCTGCGTGGATCCACGGTACAAGAGGAAGGAACCTCAAAGCAGAGGAGTGCAGAGCAGAGAAATACAG ATTTCACCCAACAGATGAAGAACTAGTGGGGTATTACCTGCACAGGAGAAACGAAGGCCTTCAAATTGAGCTCGAAATAATTCCATTAATGGATTTATACAAGTTTGATCCTTGGGAACTTCCTG AGAAATCCTTTTTGCCAAATCGAGATATGGAATGGTTTTTCTTCTGTCACCGAGACAGAAAATACCAGAACGGTTCTCGAATAAACAGAGCAACTAAATCTGGTTACTGGAAAGCCACTGGAAAAGATAGAAAAATCGTTTGTCAGTCTTCGTCTTCCTCGTCGACTTCATCAATCATTGGGTGTCGAAAAACCCTAGTTTTTTATCTGGGTCGAGCCCCTTTTGGTGGTAGAACCGAGTGGGCAATGCATGAGTATCGTCTCTTTGATAACGATACTTCACAAGGATCACTGAATTTCAAG GGAGACTTCGCGCTATGTCGCGTGGTAAAGAGGAATCATGAGGTTACACTTAAGAAATGTGAAACCAGTTCACTGGAGGTTCCAGTTCCAGGTGAGCCACAGACCAACAATGTCGATATTCCTTGTGAAGCAAGATACATAGGAAAGGGTTCGTGTGACACAAGTAATACACTCCGGGCTTCCCCTGACTTCATCCTTGGATCATCGACTAAG ggGCATTCACAATCGCAAACAGAAGACGATTCTGGTTTCCAAGAGTTTTCACTACCCGAAATCGGATACCCACCAGAGTTCTTTGCAGATTTGAATTTCGACTGGGGAATGGAGAATTCTTTTCCGTTCGTACAGTATCAAGAAGCTCATGTTAACAATGAAGTCATTAACTATGATGTTCTTcggtaa
- the LOC103833651 gene encoding NAC domain-containing protein 71 isoform X2 — protein sequence MARSYLPPGFRFHPTDEELVGYYLHRRNEGLQIELEIIPLMDLYKFDPWELPEKSFLPNRDMEWFFFCHRDRKYQNGSRINRATKSGYWKATGKDRKIVCQSSSSSSTSSIIGCRKTLVFYLGRAPFGGRTEWAMHEYRLFDNDTSQGSLNFKGDFALCRVVKRNHEVTLKKCETSSLEVPVPGEPQTNNVDIPCEARYIGKGSCDTSNTLRASPDFILGSSTKGHSQSQTEDDSGFQEFSLPEIGYPPEFFADLNFDWGMENSFPFVQYQEAHVNNEVINYDVLR from the exons ATGGCGAGATCGTATTTACCACCTGGTTTCAGATTTCACCCAACAGATGAAGAACTAGTGGGGTATTACCTGCACAGGAGAAACGAAGGCCTTCAAATTGAGCTCGAAATAATTCCATTAATGGATTTATACAAGTTTGATCCTTGGGAACTTCCTG AGAAATCCTTTTTGCCAAATCGAGATATGGAATGGTTTTTCTTCTGTCACCGAGACAGAAAATACCAGAACGGTTCTCGAATAAACAGAGCAACTAAATCTGGTTACTGGAAAGCCACTGGAAAAGATAGAAAAATCGTTTGTCAGTCTTCGTCTTCCTCGTCGACTTCATCAATCATTGGGTGTCGAAAAACCCTAGTTTTTTATCTGGGTCGAGCCCCTTTTGGTGGTAGAACCGAGTGGGCAATGCATGAGTATCGTCTCTTTGATAACGATACTTCACAAGGATCACTGAATTTCAAG GGAGACTTCGCGCTATGTCGCGTGGTAAAGAGGAATCATGAGGTTACACTTAAGAAATGTGAAACCAGTTCACTGGAGGTTCCAGTTCCAGGTGAGCCACAGACCAACAATGTCGATATTCCTTGTGAAGCAAGATACATAGGAAAGGGTTCGTGTGACACAAGTAATACACTCCGGGCTTCCCCTGACTTCATCCTTGGATCATCGACTAAG ggGCATTCACAATCGCAAACAGAAGACGATTCTGGTTTCCAAGAGTTTTCACTACCCGAAATCGGATACCCACCAGAGTTCTTTGCAGATTTGAATTTCGACTGGGGAATGGAGAATTCTTTTCCGTTCGTACAGTATCAAGAAGCTCATGTTAACAATGAAGTCATTAACTATGATGTTCTTcggtaa
- the LOC103833651 gene encoding NAC domain-containing protein 96 isoform X3, whose translation MDLYKFDPWELPEKSFLPNRDMEWFFFCHRDRKYQNGSRINRATKSGYWKATGKDRKIVCQSSSSSSTSSIIGCRKTLVFYLGRAPFGGRTEWAMHEYRLFDNDTSQGSLNFKGDFALCRVVKRNHEVTLKKCETSSLEVPVPGEPQTNNVDIPCEARYIGKGSCDTSNTLRASPDFILGSSTKGHSQSQTEDDSGFQEFSLPEIGYPPEFFADLNFDWGMENSFPFVQYQEAHVNNEVINYDVLR comes from the exons ATGGATTTATACAAGTTTGATCCTTGGGAACTTCCTG AGAAATCCTTTTTGCCAAATCGAGATATGGAATGGTTTTTCTTCTGTCACCGAGACAGAAAATACCAGAACGGTTCTCGAATAAACAGAGCAACTAAATCTGGTTACTGGAAAGCCACTGGAAAAGATAGAAAAATCGTTTGTCAGTCTTCGTCTTCCTCGTCGACTTCATCAATCATTGGGTGTCGAAAAACCCTAGTTTTTTATCTGGGTCGAGCCCCTTTTGGTGGTAGAACCGAGTGGGCAATGCATGAGTATCGTCTCTTTGATAACGATACTTCACAAGGATCACTGAATTTCAAG GGAGACTTCGCGCTATGTCGCGTGGTAAAGAGGAATCATGAGGTTACACTTAAGAAATGTGAAACCAGTTCACTGGAGGTTCCAGTTCCAGGTGAGCCACAGACCAACAATGTCGATATTCCTTGTGAAGCAAGATACATAGGAAAGGGTTCGTGTGACACAAGTAATACACTCCGGGCTTCCCCTGACTTCATCCTTGGATCATCGACTAAG ggGCATTCACAATCGCAAACAGAAGACGATTCTGGTTTCCAAGAGTTTTCACTACCCGAAATCGGATACCCACCAGAGTTCTTTGCAGATTTGAATTTCGACTGGGGAATGGAGAATTCTTTTCCGTTCGTACAGTATCAAGAAGCTCATGTTAACAATGAAGTCATTAACTATGATGTTCTTcggtaa